CGCCGTCTCTACATCCGCATGGCTGCGATTGACCAGCATACGGCTCAGACAGCCCTCCAGCACCAGTTCCATCTGTTTAGCCACCATTGACGGATCGTCAATCTCCAGCGTGGTTAACAGCTCGTGGGTAAAATCGTGCGCCGCGCTTTTTTGCTGATCCGCCAGTTGATGAATGGGGTGCGATGGATCGGGATAAAACGTACAGGCGGCGATAAACAGGCAGCCCGGGTAGCGATTATTACTCACGCATTCTGCCAGCGCGCTGTAGCGGGCCAGCAGCTTTTGTTCAGCACTCAGCGAGTCATCCAGCAACAGTTGGCGACGCCAGATATCCACCTGCTGGCTGAGATAGCGCAGCGCATCATACAGAATGGCCTCTTTGTCCGGCCAGAAACGCTGCATTTCGTCGAGCGGATAATCAACACGCTCAGCTACCATCTCCAGCGTAGTATTCGCAATCCCATGGATCTCGAGTAATTTTAGGGCTTCTCCCAGGACATCTTCACGTTGCACGGTCATTCCTCCGTCTTTACCTCTGAAAGTGTCGCTCACGGTTGGCGATCGCGCAAATGCGCACTAAACGTCGCCGCATCCATAAAGCCCGTTACCCGTGTTTGCGGGTGCTCCTGACCTTGTGCATCAAAGAACAGAATGGTTGGTAGTCCTAACACCTGTAAATGTTTCAGCAGCGCCACGTCCTGCGCGT
The DNA window shown above is from Citrobacter farmeri and carries:
- a CDS encoding transcriptional regulator, with product MQREDVLGEALKLLEIHGIANTTLEMVAERVDYPLDEMQRFWPDKEAILYDALRYLSQQVDIWRRQLLLDDSLSAEQKLLARYSALAECVSNNRYPGCLFIAACTFYPDPSHPIHQLADQQKSAAHDFTHELLTTLEIDDPSMVAKQMELVLEGCLSRMLVNRSHADVETAHRLAEDILRFAQCRQGGALT